A region from the Malus domestica chromosome 07, GDT2T_hap1 genome encodes:
- the LOC103439334 gene encoding uncharacterized protein isoform X2, producing MKNLQSTQENQSSTQVLHDSQGDQVKNQSNEAPATDSASASTSGNDNKKVSRQDIELVQNLIERCLQLYMNRDEVVKTLLTRARIDPGFTTLVWQKLEEENADFFRAYYIRLKLKKQILLFNHLLEHHYHLSKYNPMPPKVPLAPIQNGIHPMPVNNLPMGYPVLQQPPMPAAGQPHVDSMGCAISNCHVVNGVPAPSNFHPMRMNSGNDGADVVPVIPPNSAMSSISEMPVSPTSVASSGHFPFSASEISGIGVDTALDTQFTSDVASSVGLQLAPDGGAGNSRDSLRSLDQIQWNFSLSDLTADLSNLGDLGALGNYPGSPFLPSDSEILLDSPEPEDIVEEFFVDSVPGPPCSQSDEEKP from the exons ATGAAGAACTTACAG AGCACGCAAgaaaatcaatcatcaactcAAGTTTTACATGATTCACAAGGTGACCAAGTGAAAAACCAAAGTAATGAGGCTCCTGCAACAGATTCAGCTTCAGCATCCACTTCAGGCAATGATAACAAGAAAGTATCACGCCAAGATATTGAACTT GTCCAGAATCTAATAGAGCGGTGTTTACAATTATATATGAATAGAGATGAGGTAGTTAAAACGCTCTTGACTCGGGCAAGGATAGATCCTGGATTTACAACTTTGG TATGGCAGaagttggaagaagaaaatgcTGACTTTTTCAGGGCCTATTACATAAGgctaaaattgaaaaaacaaatccTCCTTTTCAATCATTTACTGGAACATCACTATCATCTGTCGAAATATAATCCCATGCCTCCGAAGGTTCCTTTGGCCCCTATACAAAATGGGATCCATCCTATGCCTG TTAACAACTTACCTATGGGATACCCCGTCCTTCAGCAACCTCCAATGCCAGCAGCAGGTCAGCCCCATGTCGATTCCATGGGATGTGCAATATCCAACTGTCATGTAGTTAATGGAGTACCTGCACCAAGCAACTTTCATCCCATGCGGATGAATTCTGGGAATGA TGGTGCTGATGTGGTTCCTGTCATTCCACCAAACAGTGCCATGTCATCCATATCGGAGATGCCTGTAAGTCCTACATCAGTTGCATCGAGTGGTCACTTCCCATTCTCTGCTTCAGAaatatctggaattggagtagaCACAGCACTTGATACACAGTTTACATCTGATGTGGCAAGTTCTGTTGGATTGCAACTTGCACCTGATGGTGGAGCTGGAAATTCTCGGGATTCTCTGAGATCGCTGGACCAAATTCAGTGGAATTTCAGTTTATCAGATCTTACAGCAGATTTGTCAAACTTGGGAG ATTTAGGAGCCTTAGGGAACTATCCCGGTTCCCCATTTCTACCGTCTGATTCCGAAATCTTACTCGACTCTCCAGAGCCAGAGGATATAG TGGAGGAGTTCTTTGTTGATTCTGTACCCGGACCGCCATGCTCTCAGTCAGATGAGGAGAAACCCTAG
- the LOC103439333 gene encoding mitochondrial inner membrane protein OXA1-like isoform X1: MACRRSVSTTVTFVARRFNPSFSHILHDNNEDTKPTSPNSSSTPSVIKSILPSAHNSITRFCFGSQCRERTGSSLAWKMGLGSFSCRYMSSVIGDGSDKINDTGYFAEVITDKTLEVVTSQAPAVSEVAVAAADSFPPVAALQYLIDGIHSFTGLNWWASIALTTILIRGATVPLLIDQLRATTQLNLMRPRLEELRQQMQNMATDPNVMQEGQRRMKALFNEYGVTPFSQLKGLFIQGPIFVCFFLAIRNMAEKVPSFESGGALWFTNLATPDSLLILPVLTSLTFLITVECNMQEGLEGNPIAQTMKNYSRILAAISIPVMMSFPKALFCYWLTSNMFSLAYGLVIRRPEVKSYLRLPVIPVPPPPTASKPHSFMSSAIEQDTTVESEPSLYSEQTKATDTRISRTSILKQRLRILEKKIKEKKKQNKM; the protein is encoded by the exons ATGGCTTGTAGACGAAGTGTCTCCACGACAGTGACCTTTGTCGCTCGACGTTTCAACCCGTCATTTAGTCACATTCTTCATGATAACAATGAAGATACTAAACCAACTTCACCAAATTCAAGTTCAACTCCAtctgtgatcaagagtattttGCCAAGTGCACACAACTCAATCACTCGATTTTGTTTTGGTTCTCAATGTAGAGAGAGGACAGGCTCATCACTGGCTTGGAAAATGGGACTTGGCTCCTTCTCTTGTCGGTATATGTCTTCTGTAATTGGTGATGGGTCTGATAAGATTAATGACACTGGCTATTTTGCTGAGGTTATTACGGATAAAACATTGGAAGTAGTAACCTCCCAAGCCCCTGCTGTGAGTGAAGTGGCTGTTGCAGCAGCGGATTCCTTCCCCCCAGTTGCTGCCCTGCAGTACTTGATCGATGGCATCCATTCTTTTACCGGATTGAATTG GTGGGCATCAATAGCTTTAACAACTATTCTGATTCGAGGGGCTACAGTTCCACTTCTTATAGATCAACTCAGGGCCACTACACAACTTAAT TTAATGAGGCCGCGCTTAGAGGAGTTAAGACAACAGATGCAAAATATG GCAACAGATCCAAATGTTATGCAAGAGGGTCAGAGACGAATGAAGGCATTGTTCAACGA ATATGGAGTCACTCCGTTTTCTCAATTGAAAGGACTATTCATTCAAGGTCCCATCTTCGTCTGTTTTTTCTTAGCT ATTAGAAACATGGCCGAGAAGGTTCCTTCTTTTGAAAGTGGTGGGGCTCTTTGGTTTACTAATCTCGCTACTCCCGATAGTCTTCTCATCCTTCCAGTTCTAACATCTTTGACATTCCTGATTACAGTAGAG TGCAATATGCAGGAGGGTCTGGAAGGGAATCCTATTGCCCAAACTATGAAAAACTATTCTAGAATCCTTGCTGCCATTTCAATTCCTGTGATGATGAGTTTCCCTAAG GCGCTCTTCTGTTATTGGCTGACCTCAAACATGTTCTCCCTTGCATATGGATTAG TAATTAGGCGCCCAGAGGTGAAGagttaccttcgccttccagtAATTCCCGTGCCACCTCCTCCTACTGCATCCAAGCCTCATTCCTTTATGTCTTCGGCAATTGAACAAGATACTACCGTTGAATCAGAACCTTCGTTATACTCAGAGCAAACAAAGGCCACAGACACGAGAATATCGCGGACTTCAATTCTCAAGCAGAGACTTAGAATTCTGGAAAAGAAAatcaaggaaaaaaagaaacaaaataagatGTGA
- the LOC103439334 gene encoding uncharacterized protein isoform X3 codes for MKNLQSTQENQSSTQVLHDSQGDQVKNQSNEAPATDSASASTSGNDNKKVSRQDIELVQNLIERCLQLYMNRDEVVKTLLTRARIDPGFTTLVWQKLEEENADFFRAYYIRLKLKKQILLFNHLLEHHYHLSKYNPMPPKVPLAPIQNGIHPMPVNNLPMGYPVLQQPPMPAAGQPHVDSMGCAISNCHVVNGVPAPSNFHPMRMNSGNDAMSSISEMPVSPTSVASSGHFPFSASEISGIGVDTALDTQFTSDVASSVGLQLAPDGGAGNSRDSLRSLDQIQWNFSLSDLTADLSNLGDLGALGNYPGSPFLPSDSEILLDSPEPEDIVEEFFVDSVPGPPCSQSDEEKP; via the exons ATGAAGAACTTACAG AGCACGCAAgaaaatcaatcatcaactcAAGTTTTACATGATTCACAAGGTGACCAAGTGAAAAACCAAAGTAATGAGGCTCCTGCAACAGATTCAGCTTCAGCATCCACTTCAGGCAATGATAACAAGAAAGTATCACGCCAAGATATTGAACTT GTCCAGAATCTAATAGAGCGGTGTTTACAATTATATATGAATAGAGATGAGGTAGTTAAAACGCTCTTGACTCGGGCAAGGATAGATCCTGGATTTACAACTTTGG TATGGCAGaagttggaagaagaaaatgcTGACTTTTTCAGGGCCTATTACATAAGgctaaaattgaaaaaacaaatccTCCTTTTCAATCATTTACTGGAACATCACTATCATCTGTCGAAATATAATCCCATGCCTCCGAAGGTTCCTTTGGCCCCTATACAAAATGGGATCCATCCTATGCCTG TTAACAACTTACCTATGGGATACCCCGTCCTTCAGCAACCTCCAATGCCAGCAGCAGGTCAGCCCCATGTCGATTCCATGGGATGTGCAATATCCAACTGTCATGTAGTTAATGGAGTACCTGCACCAAGCAACTTTCATCCCATGCGGATGAATTCTGGGAATGA TGCCATGTCATCCATATCGGAGATGCCTGTAAGTCCTACATCAGTTGCATCGAGTGGTCACTTCCCATTCTCTGCTTCAGAaatatctggaattggagtagaCACAGCACTTGATACACAGTTTACATCTGATGTGGCAAGTTCTGTTGGATTGCAACTTGCACCTGATGGTGGAGCTGGAAATTCTCGGGATTCTCTGAGATCGCTGGACCAAATTCAGTGGAATTTCAGTTTATCAGATCTTACAGCAGATTTGTCAAACTTGGGAG ATTTAGGAGCCTTAGGGAACTATCCCGGTTCCCCATTTCTACCGTCTGATTCCGAAATCTTACTCGACTCTCCAGAGCCAGAGGATATAG TGGAGGAGTTCTTTGTTGATTCTGTACCCGGACCGCCATGCTCTCAGTCAGATGAGGAGAAACCCTAG
- the LOC103439333 gene encoding mitochondrial inner membrane protein OXA1-like isoform X2 — MGLGSFSCRYMSSVIGDGSDKINDTGYFAEVITDKTLEVVTSQAPAVSEVAVAAADSFPPVAALQYLIDGIHSFTGLNWWASIALTTILIRGATVPLLIDQLRATTQLNLMRPRLEELRQQMQNMATDPNVMQEGQRRMKALFNEYGVTPFSQLKGLFIQGPIFVCFFLAIRNMAEKVPSFESGGALWFTNLATPDSLLILPVLTSLTFLITVECNMQEGLEGNPIAQTMKNYSRILAAISIPVMMSFPKALFCYWLTSNMFSLAYGLVIRRPEVKSYLRLPVIPVPPPPTASKPHSFMSSAIEQDTTVESEPSLYSEQTKATDTRISRTSILKQRLRILEKKIKEKKKQNKM, encoded by the exons ATGGGACTTGGCTCCTTCTCTTGTCGGTATATGTCTTCTGTAATTGGTGATGGGTCTGATAAGATTAATGACACTGGCTATTTTGCTGAGGTTATTACGGATAAAACATTGGAAGTAGTAACCTCCCAAGCCCCTGCTGTGAGTGAAGTGGCTGTTGCAGCAGCGGATTCCTTCCCCCCAGTTGCTGCCCTGCAGTACTTGATCGATGGCATCCATTCTTTTACCGGATTGAATTG GTGGGCATCAATAGCTTTAACAACTATTCTGATTCGAGGGGCTACAGTTCCACTTCTTATAGATCAACTCAGGGCCACTACACAACTTAAT TTAATGAGGCCGCGCTTAGAGGAGTTAAGACAACAGATGCAAAATATG GCAACAGATCCAAATGTTATGCAAGAGGGTCAGAGACGAATGAAGGCATTGTTCAACGA ATATGGAGTCACTCCGTTTTCTCAATTGAAAGGACTATTCATTCAAGGTCCCATCTTCGTCTGTTTTTTCTTAGCT ATTAGAAACATGGCCGAGAAGGTTCCTTCTTTTGAAAGTGGTGGGGCTCTTTGGTTTACTAATCTCGCTACTCCCGATAGTCTTCTCATCCTTCCAGTTCTAACATCTTTGACATTCCTGATTACAGTAGAG TGCAATATGCAGGAGGGTCTGGAAGGGAATCCTATTGCCCAAACTATGAAAAACTATTCTAGAATCCTTGCTGCCATTTCAATTCCTGTGATGATGAGTTTCCCTAAG GCGCTCTTCTGTTATTGGCTGACCTCAAACATGTTCTCCCTTGCATATGGATTAG TAATTAGGCGCCCAGAGGTGAAGagttaccttcgccttccagtAATTCCCGTGCCACCTCCTCCTACTGCATCCAAGCCTCATTCCTTTATGTCTTCGGCAATTGAACAAGATACTACCGTTGAATCAGAACCTTCGTTATACTCAGAGCAAACAAAGGCCACAGACACGAGAATATCGCGGACTTCAATTCTCAAGCAGAGACTTAGAATTCTGGAAAAGAAAatcaaggaaaaaaagaaacaaaataagatGTGA
- the LOC103439360 gene encoding cyclic nucleotide-gated ion channel 1-like: MTETAWAGAAVNLLLFMLASHIVGAFWYLLSVEREYRCWRDQCNGNVDCKKFLYCVPNHDNDASFVAKMNASCPFSDPGNIKNSSAFNFGIYNDALASGVTETKDFPKKFLFCFWWGLRNLSSLGQNLQTSTYVWEIIFAVAISIFGLVLFSLLIGNMQKYLQSTTVRVEEMRVKRRDAEQWMSHRMLPEKLRERIRRYDQYKWQETRGVEEDNLVRNLPKDLRKDIKRHLCLALLKRVPMFEKMDEQLMDAMCDRLKPVLYTDKSFITREGDPVDEMLFIMRGNLATMTTNGGRTGFFNTADLKAGDFCGEELLTWALVPNSSTNLPTSTRTVEAKTEVEAFALMADDLKFVASQFRRLHSKQLRHTFRFYSLQWRTRSACFIQAAWRRHWKRKLEKSLREEEDRLQDAGTLPSLLAAVYASKFAANALRGLRQKVKRDTRPSPTLLPLLHQKPAEPDFTAEHH; this comes from the exons ATGACTGAAACAGCGTGGGCCGGGGCTGCTGTCAATCTTCTGCTCTTCATGCTTGCCAGTCAT ATAGTTGGAGCCTTTTGGTACTTGCTCTCCGTGGAACGTGAGTACAGGTGCTGGCGCGATCAGTGCAATGGGAACGTTGATTGTAAGAAATTCCTGTACTGTGTTCCTAACCATGACAATGATGCAAGCTTTGTTGCAAAGATGAACGCTTCTTGCCCTTTCAGTGACCCGGGCAACATTAAAAATTCATCAGCGTTCAACTTTGGAATATATAATGATGCTCTTGCGTCTGGTGTGACGGAgaccaaagattttccaaagAAATTCTTGTTCTGCTTCTGGTGGGGTCTGCGCAACCTTAG TTCACTTGGCCAAAACCTCCAAACAAGCACATATGTTTGGGAGATAATATTTGCAGTCGCCATATCAATCTTCGGATTAGTTCTGTTTTCGTTGCTCATTGGAAATATGCAG AAGTATCTGCAGTCCACAACTGTGAGGGttgaagaaatgagagtgaaAAGGCGCGATGCAGAACAGTGGATGTCACACCGAATGCTCCCAGAGAAATTGAGGGAAAGGATTCGACGGTATGATCAGTACAAATGGCAAGAAACAAGAGGTGTTGAGGAAGACAATCTTGTTCGTAACCTTCCTAAAGACCTACGAAAGGACATAAAGCGCCATCTTTGCTTGGCTCTTCTCAAGAGA GTGCCAATGTTCGAAAAAATGGATGAACAACTGATGGATGCCATGTGCGATCGCCTCAAGCCAGTTCTGTATACGGACAAGAGCTTCATAACCCGAGAAGGTGATCCAGTAGATGAGATGCTCTTTATTATGCGCGGAAATTTAGCAACTATGACTACGAATGGTGGAAGAACAGGCTTCTTTAACACAGCTGATCTTAAGGCTGGTGACTTCTGTGGAGAAGAGCTTCTTACATGGGCCTTGGTTCCAAACTCCTCCACCAATCTCCCCACCTCAACTAGGACAGTGGAAGCTAAAACTGAGGTTGAAGCGTTTGCGCTCATGGCTGATGATTTGAAGTTTGTCGCCTCCCAGTTTCGGCGCCTGCACAGCAAGCAGCTCCGACATACTTTCAG GTTCTACTCCCTGCAGTGGAGAACACGGTCAGCCTGTTTCATACAAGCAGCTTGGCGCCGGCACTGGAAGAGAAAGCTCGAAAAGTCCTTACGCGAAGAAGAAGACAGGCTGCAAGATGCAGGAACCTTACCAAGCCTCCTTGCCGCTGTATATGCATCAAAGTTTGCAGCCAACGCGCTGCGAGGGTTGCGACAAAAGGTTAAGCGCGACACTAGGCCTTCACCGACATTGCTGCCATTGCTGCATCAGAAGCCCGCTGAGCCCGATTTTACTGCAGAACATCACTAG
- the LOC103439334 gene encoding uncharacterized protein isoform X1, whose protein sequence is MKNLQSTQENQSSTQVLHDSQGDQVKNQSNEAPATDSASASTSGNDNKKVSRQDIELVQNLIERCLQLYMNRDEVVKTLLTRARIDPGFTTLVWQKLEEENADFFRAYYIRLKLKKQILLFNHLLEHHYHLSKYNPMPPKVPLAPIQNGIHPMPVNNLPMGYPVLQQPPMPAAGQPHVDSMGCAISNCHVVNGVPAPSNFHPMRMNSGNDIMMDCSGADVVPVIPPNSAMSSISEMPVSPTSVASSGHFPFSASEISGIGVDTALDTQFTSDVASSVGLQLAPDGGAGNSRDSLRSLDQIQWNFSLSDLTADLSNLGDLGALGNYPGSPFLPSDSEILLDSPEPEDIVEEFFVDSVPGPPCSQSDEEKP, encoded by the exons ATGAAGAACTTACAG AGCACGCAAgaaaatcaatcatcaactcAAGTTTTACATGATTCACAAGGTGACCAAGTGAAAAACCAAAGTAATGAGGCTCCTGCAACAGATTCAGCTTCAGCATCCACTTCAGGCAATGATAACAAGAAAGTATCACGCCAAGATATTGAACTT GTCCAGAATCTAATAGAGCGGTGTTTACAATTATATATGAATAGAGATGAGGTAGTTAAAACGCTCTTGACTCGGGCAAGGATAGATCCTGGATTTACAACTTTGG TATGGCAGaagttggaagaagaaaatgcTGACTTTTTCAGGGCCTATTACATAAGgctaaaattgaaaaaacaaatccTCCTTTTCAATCATTTACTGGAACATCACTATCATCTGTCGAAATATAATCCCATGCCTCCGAAGGTTCCTTTGGCCCCTATACAAAATGGGATCCATCCTATGCCTG TTAACAACTTACCTATGGGATACCCCGTCCTTCAGCAACCTCCAATGCCAGCAGCAGGTCAGCCCCATGTCGATTCCATGGGATGTGCAATATCCAACTGTCATGTAGTTAATGGAGTACCTGCACCAAGCAACTTTCATCCCATGCGGATGAATTCTGGGAATGA TATTATGATGGACTGCAGTGGTGCTGATGTGGTTCCTGTCATTCCACCAAACAGTGCCATGTCATCCATATCGGAGATGCCTGTAAGTCCTACATCAGTTGCATCGAGTGGTCACTTCCCATTCTCTGCTTCAGAaatatctggaattggagtagaCACAGCACTTGATACACAGTTTACATCTGATGTGGCAAGTTCTGTTGGATTGCAACTTGCACCTGATGGTGGAGCTGGAAATTCTCGGGATTCTCTGAGATCGCTGGACCAAATTCAGTGGAATTTCAGTTTATCAGATCTTACAGCAGATTTGTCAAACTTGGGAG ATTTAGGAGCCTTAGGGAACTATCCCGGTTCCCCATTTCTACCGTCTGATTCCGAAATCTTACTCGACTCTCCAGAGCCAGAGGATATAG TGGAGGAGTTCTTTGTTGATTCTGTACCCGGACCGCCATGCTCTCAGTCAGATGAGGAGAAACCCTAG